The proteins below are encoded in one region of Mya arenaria isolate MELC-2E11 chromosome 15, ASM2691426v1:
- the LOC128218900 gene encoding A-kinase anchor protein 14-like isoform X2 has translation MSQQELPPDGDVYAEQAKKLVDDVIELAIKRLETNLSLMSEKERTFESLKYSEMMSRESTFAREDDFVIDNIAWLAIGDFSVEMAESKINEFIKTWKYDNSWLYCVDYLGKDEHEFDTRHRFRVRWSVPTRRKPIPRATACVYFTFQVSKIKPKSHPVEVFYVFETNRLVHKPGESRFREKWLKDIIESKVIMMQALTF, from the exons ATGTCTCAGCAGGAGTTGCCTCCGGATGGAGATGTATATGCAGAACAAGCAAAGAAACTTGTCGATGATGTGATTGAATTGGCCATCAAACGCCTGGAAACAAACCTCTCCCTCATGTCGGAGAAAGAACGGACTTTTGAATCACTTAAATATAGTGAAATGATGTCAAGAGAGTCTACATTTGCAAGAGAAGATGATTTTGTGATTGACAACATTGCATGGCTCGCTATCGGGGACTTTAGTGTGGAAATGGCAGAAAgcaaaattaatgaatttattaag ACATGGAAATATGACAATAGTTGGTTGTATTGCGTGGACTACTTGGGTAAAGATGAACATGAGTTTGATACCAGGCATCGATTCCGAGTACGCTGGAGTGTACCCACACGACGAAAACCAATTCCTCGTGCTACAGCCTGCGTTTACTTCACATTTCAAGTCTCCAAAATTAAACCTAAA TCACATCCAGTCGAAGTATTTTATGTGTTTGAGACAAACAGGCTTGTACACAA ACCGGGAGAGTCAAGATTTAGAGAAAAATGGCTCAAGGACATCATCGAGAGCAAGGTCATTATGATGCAAgccttgaccttttga
- the LOC128218900 gene encoding A-kinase anchor protein 14-like isoform X1, whose protein sequence is MSQQELPPDGDVYAEQAKKLVDDVIELAIKRLETNLSLMSEKERTFESLKYSEMMSRESTFAREDDFVIDNIAWLAIGDFSVEMAESKINEFIKTWKYDNSWLYCVDYLGKDEHEFDTRHRFRVRWSVPTRRKPIPRATACVYFTFQVSKIKPKSHPVEVFYVFETNRLVHKAANADGSPSRPGESRFREKWLKDIIESKVIMMQALTF, encoded by the exons ATGTCTCAGCAGGAGTTGCCTCCGGATGGAGATGTATATGCAGAACAAGCAAAGAAACTTGTCGATGATGTGATTGAATTGGCCATCAAACGCCTGGAAACAAACCTCTCCCTCATGTCGGAGAAAGAACGGACTTTTGAATCACTTAAATATAGTGAAATGATGTCAAGAGAGTCTACATTTGCAAGAGAAGATGATTTTGTGATTGACAACATTGCATGGCTCGCTATCGGGGACTTTAGTGTGGAAATGGCAGAAAgcaaaattaatgaatttattaag ACATGGAAATATGACAATAGTTGGTTGTATTGCGTGGACTACTTGGGTAAAGATGAACATGAGTTTGATACCAGGCATCGATTCCGAGTACGCTGGAGTGTACCCACACGACGAAAACCAATTCCTCGTGCTACAGCCTGCGTTTACTTCACATTTCAAGTCTCCAAAATTAAACCTAAA TCACATCCAGTCGAAGTATTTTATGTGTTTGAGACAAACAGGCTTGTACACAA AGCTGCCAATGCTGATGGCTCACCTTCAAG ACCGGGAGAGTCAAGATTTAGAGAAAAATGGCTCAAGGACATCATCGAGAGCAAGGTCATTATGATGCAAgccttgaccttttga
- the LOC128220766 gene encoding sperm axonemal maintenance protein CFAP97D1-like isoform X2, whose translation MHSQGHTKMFRSYQSVLPSSNKLLQMRWDQTYYKEHRRLVKEAQPMVDTKAPATYMHLHLKLKKLQLEEERLATIERDNRILLEKMSYIMRTRGRVDNRNNYEYKSLNREKRQRELLRVTKENQAILKRIMLRKPEYSAQKWQNEWEENQAFMDSISHFPKDWWLEEKQPTTEPTQPQQTKLPKPQPTPPADTPDKKVKPVTPPIAQDRKSDDMLI comes from the exons atgCACAGTCAGGGACATACAAAGATGTTTCGCTCTTACCAGAGTGTTTTACCATCTTCTAATAAACTTTTACAAATGAGATGGGATCAGACGTACTACAAAGAACATCGGCGACTG GTGAAAGAAGCCCAGCCAATGGTGGACACAAAGGCTCCCGCCACATACATGCACTTGCATCTGAAACTCAAGAAACTGCAG TTGGAGGAAGAGCGACTTGCGACAATAGAGCGTGACAACCGGATCCTTCTGGAGAAGATGTCTTACATCATGAGGACGAGGGGGCGCGTAGATAATAGGAACAACTATGAATACAAAAG CTTAAATCGGGAGAAGCGACAGCGTGAGTTGTTAAGAGTCACAAAGGAAAACCAGGCAATATTGAAGCGTATCATGTTGAGAAAGCCAGAATACAGCGCACAGAAGTGGCAAAATGAATGGGAAGAGAACCAGGCATTCATGGATAGCATCTCACACTTTCCCAAGGACTGGTGGTTAGAGGAAAAG CAACCAACAACTGAGCCCACACAACCTCAACAAACAAAGCTCCCAAAACCTCAACCAACACCTCCTGCTGATACTccagataaaaaagtaaaaccaGTGACTCCTCCAATAGCACAAGACAGAAAAAGTGATGACATGCTAATTTGA
- the LOC128220766 gene encoding sperm axonemal maintenance protein CFAP97D1-like isoform X3 — MHSQGHTKMFRSYQSVLPSSNKLLQMRWDQTYYKEHRRLVKEAQPMVDTKAPATYMHLHLKLKKLQLEEERLATIERDNRILLEKMSYIMRTRGRVDNRNNYEYKSLNREKRQRELLRVTKENQAILKRIMLRKPEYSAQKWQNEWEENQAFMDSISHFPKDWWLEEKTKSSKPNTPAQQSKPTSATNKQEEEVNEEPQDRKDDDVEAN; from the exons atgCACAGTCAGGGACATACAAAGATGTTTCGCTCTTACCAGAGTGTTTTACCATCTTCTAATAAACTTTTACAAATGAGATGGGATCAGACGTACTACAAAGAACATCGGCGACTG GTGAAAGAAGCCCAGCCAATGGTGGACACAAAGGCTCCCGCCACATACATGCACTTGCATCTGAAACTCAAGAAACTGCAG TTGGAGGAAGAGCGACTTGCGACAATAGAGCGTGACAACCGGATCCTTCTGGAGAAGATGTCTTACATCATGAGGACGAGGGGGCGCGTAGATAATAGGAACAACTATGAATACAAAAG CTTAAATCGGGAGAAGCGACAGCGTGAGTTGTTAAGAGTCACAAAGGAAAACCAGGCAATATTGAAGCGTATCATGTTGAGAAAGCCAGAATACAGCGCACAGAAGTGGCAAAATGAATGGGAAGAGAACCAGGCATTCATGGATAGCATCTCACACTTTCCCAAGGACTGGTGGTTAGAGGAAAAG ACAAAATCGTCTAAACCTAACACCCCTGCTCAGCAGTCGAAGCCTACGTCGGCAACCAACAAACAAGAAGAAGAGGTCAATGAAGAGCCGCAGGATCGTAAAGATGATGACGTAGAAGCCAACTAG
- the LOC128220766 gene encoding sperm axonemal maintenance protein CFAP97D1-like isoform X1 encodes MHSQGHTKMFRSYQSVLPSSNKLLQMRWDQTYYKEHRRLVKEAQPMVDTKAPATYMHLHLKLKKLQLEEERLATIERDNRILLEKMSYIMRTRGRVDNRNNYEYKSLNREKRQRELLRVTKENQAILKRIMLRKPEYSAQKWQNEWEENQAFMDSISHFPKDWWLEEKNATMNSSRTSLARSRTFNNGDRQKTFEENSPYGKPQPGLTRGGTMYDSGLSRTQKSASTKKRSISKTEESTEEEA; translated from the exons atgCACAGTCAGGGACATACAAAGATGTTTCGCTCTTACCAGAGTGTTTTACCATCTTCTAATAAACTTTTACAAATGAGATGGGATCAGACGTACTACAAAGAACATCGGCGACTG GTGAAAGAAGCCCAGCCAATGGTGGACACAAAGGCTCCCGCCACATACATGCACTTGCATCTGAAACTCAAGAAACTGCAG TTGGAGGAAGAGCGACTTGCGACAATAGAGCGTGACAACCGGATCCTTCTGGAGAAGATGTCTTACATCATGAGGACGAGGGGGCGCGTAGATAATAGGAACAACTATGAATACAAAAG CTTAAATCGGGAGAAGCGACAGCGTGAGTTGTTAAGAGTCACAAAGGAAAACCAGGCAATATTGAAGCGTATCATGTTGAGAAAGCCAGAATACAGCGCACAGAAGTGGCAAAATGAATGGGAAGAGAACCAGGCATTCATGGATAGCATCTCACACTTTCCCAAGGACTGGTGGTTAGAGGAAAAG AACGCAACAATGAATTCTAGCCGAACTAGCCTAGCTAGGTCCAGAACATTTAACAATGGCGATCGACAAAAAACCTTTGAGGAGAACTCCCCATATGGAAAG CCCCAGCCGGGACTTACCCGGGGTGGTACAATGTATGACAGCGGGCTTTCCCGCACACAG AAATCTGCAAGCACGAAGAAACGCAGTATCAGCAAAACTGAAGAGTCTACTGAAGAAGAGGCTTAG